A stretch of the Medicago truncatula cultivar Jemalong A17 chromosome 5, MtrunA17r5.0-ANR, whole genome shotgun sequence genome encodes the following:
- the LOC120580691 gene encoding GDSL esterase/lipase At2g40250-like: MASKTASSFLYLSLLLSISMPNSATAFNKTPAIFAFGDSTIDAGNNNHIDTTMRCDHLPYGRDLPNQIPTGRFTNGKLPTDYLSQRLGIKDLLPAFLDPQVTDNDLLTGVSFGSGGSGLDSQTVALAKVLDLGTQFQLFEQALLRIRKIVGNEKANDIIQNAFFAISIGTNDMLYNVYMTQNTPHGSASSYQDFLLQNLQNFFEVGILFYILDI; the protein is encoded by the coding sequence ATGGCATCCAAAACAGCCTCTTCATTCCTCTACCTCTCTCTTCTATTATCCATTTCAATGCCAAACTCAGCCACTGCCTTCAATAAAACCCCTGCCATCTTTGCATTCGGCGACTCCACCATTGATGCCGGCAACAACAACCACATAGACACCACAATGCGTTGTGACCACTTGCCCTACGGTCGTGATTTGCCAAACCAAATCCCAACTGGTAGATTCACAAACGGAAAGTTACCGACCGATTACCTTAGCCAAAGGCTAGGAATTAAGGATTTATTGCCCGCTTTTCTTGACCCTCAAGTTACCGATAATGATTTGTTAACCGGGGTTAGTTTTGGCTCGGGGGGTTCAGGGTTGGATAGCCAAACAGTGGCCTTAGCTAAGGTCTTGGATTTGGGTACACAATTTCAGTTGTTTGAACAAGCTTTGTTGAGGATAAGAAAAATTGTTGGTAATGAAAAGGCTAATGATATAATCCAAAATGCGTTCTTTGCGATTAGCATTGGGACTAATGATATGTTGTACAATGTTTATATGACACAAAATACTCCACATGGTTCTGCTTCATCTTATCAAGATTTTTTGCTCCAAAATCTTCAGAATTTTTTTGAGgttggtattttattttatattttagatataTAA
- the LOC11419936 gene encoding GDSL esterase/lipase At2g40250 → MVAGLPPIGCLPVIVTMDSISPSQNWLQRVCNDQHNIDSQIYNTKLQSLIHNLLQTTLHDAKIAYFDIYTPILDMVQYPTKYGLENSREGCCGTGTMEFGPVCNELDMICPDPSKYLFWDAVHPTQKGYSVMINTGLENTLLSYLTS, encoded by the exons ATGGTGGCAGGTCTTCCTCCAATTGGTTGTCTTCCAGTAATAGTGACAATGGATAGCATCTCACCTAGCCAAAACTGGCTCCAACGTGTTTGCAACGACCAACACAACATTGATTCTCAAATTTACAACACCAAACTTCAATCCCTTATTCATAATTTATTGCAAACTACACTCCATGATGCTAAGATTGCATATTTTGATATCTATACACCCATTCTTGATATGGTCCAATACCCAACCAAATAcg GGCTTGAGAATTCACGTGAAGGATGCTGTGGAACAGGGACAATGGAGTTCGGTCCTGTTTGCAATGAACTTGACATGATATGCCCTGATCCATCCAAGTATCTGTTTTGGGATGCTGTCCACCCTACACAAAAAGGGTACTCAGTTATGATCAACACCGGTCTAGAAAATACTCTCCTTTCATACCTTACTAGTTAG